The Pseudomonas sp. Marseille-Q3773 DNA window CGGCGATCAACACGAAGAAGAACGGCACGGCCAGCAATATGAGGTCCATGGGCATGAGCTCAGGCGTTATCCACCAAGATTAGGCCGCAGCCGCAGAAATCCCTATGGCGACATCTGCCAAACTAGAGGACATTTAGCGCCTCGACACTGGAGTAATGAGCATGACAAAAAAAGTAGCGGTGATTCTTTCCGGCTGTGGCGTGTATGACGGCGCCGAAATCCACGAAAGCGTGATCACCCTGCTGCGCCTCGACCAGCGCGGTGCGCAAGTGCAGTGCTTTGCGCCCAATATTGCGCAGCTGCATGTGATCAACCACCTGACCGGCGAGGAAATGCCCGAGTCGCGCAATGTACTGGTGGAGTCGGCGCGCATTGCCCGCGGGCAGGTCAAGGACATTCGCGAGGCCAAGGCCGAGGACTTCGATGCGCTGATCGTGCCGGGCGGTTTCGGTGCGGCGAAGAACCTCTCCAACTTTGCTGTGGAGGGCGCCAATTGCAGCGTCAACCCGGATGTGCTGGCCCTGGCCGAAGCCTTTGCAACGGCATGCAAGCCGGTTGGCCTGATCTGCATCTCGCCGGCGCTGGCAGCGAAGATCTACGGGCCGGGCGTGGTCTGCACCATCGGTACCGACGCCGACACCGCGGCGGCCGTGGTGAAGATGGGCGGCACTCATGAAGATTGCGATGTGCACGATATCGTCGAAGATTCCCAGCGCAAGCTGGTCACCACCCCGGCGTACATGGAGGCCAAGTCGATCAGTGAAGCGGCTGGAGGTATCTACAAGCTGGTGGATCGGGTGCTGGAGCTGACCCACGAATAGGGGCTTGCTGGCGCGCCCCGTGCAGGGGCGCGTACACCTCAGGCTTTGGAAAGCCGGGCGATGATCCGGTCCAGCGCATTGGCAAACGCCTGCTTCTCGCGCTCGCCGTACGGCGCCTGCCCTCCTCCCACCTGGCCCTGCTCGCGCAGTTCGGTGAACAGGTTGCGCGCCGCCAGCCGGTCACCCATGTTGCGCTCGTCGAACTCGCGCCCACGCGGGTCCAGTGCTGCCACGCCCTTTTTCACCAGGCGGTCGGCCAACGGTACGTCACTGCAGATCACCAGTTCGCCGGGCACGGCGTGCTCCACCAGATAATCGTCCGCCGCATCCATGCCGCTGGGTACCACGATCAGGCGTACGATGGCGAACGCCGGCTTGGCCACAGCCTGGCCCGCGACCATGACCACCTCGAACTTGCGCTTGAGGGCGAACTTGACGACCAAATCCTTGGCCGCCTTGGGGCAGGCGTCGGCATCGATCCACACGCGCATCGGGTAACCTCGTCATTCATTCAAGGCAGCCATCATGCCTCAACGGCAGTAAAAGCTGGAGCTTGCCGTCCATTGGCGATGGCAAAATGGCGTCAATCTTTCAATTGGCGCTTATCCACCGCCGATCCCTCAGGCTACACTCGCCTCAGCTCCATTGGCCTGCCCGAGTGCGCAATGAACCACCCCCACGAAATCCGCCCCGACCTGGACGAAGGCATCGACCGCAAGGAGCTGGCGACCTTGCGTGCGCGTTTCCTGCGGCTCAACCAGGGCCGGCTGCAGCGGGCACTGGAAGGCCTGTCGACGCGCCAGCAACAGGTGCTGACGCTGTTGCCGCTGCTGTTCCACATAAACCATCCGCTGCTGCCCGGCTATGTTTCGGGCAGCACCCCCGCCGGCGTATCGGGTTACGAGCCAGGCGCCGAACTGCTGCTCGAAGCCCAGCGCCTGGCCCGCTCGTTCACCTACAAAGCCCGCCATGGCAACCCGCCGCGGCCGATCCATGGCCTGTTCCTGATGGGCAGCCTGGGCTCGCTGGCGCAGGCCGAGCACAGCGACATGGACCTGTGGGTGTGCCATGCGCCCGGCCTGGCCGATGAACAACTGGGCGAACTGCGGCGCAAGTGCCAGCTGCTGGAAACATGGGCGGAAAGCCTGGGTGCCGAGGCGCATTTCTTCCTGATCGACACCCAAGGTTTCGCCCAGGGTCAACGCGACGGCCAGCTCGGCTCCGACGACTGCGGTACCACCCAGCACTACCTGCTGCTGGACGAGTTCTACCGCACCACCATCTGGCTGGCCGGGCGCACGCCGTTGTGGTGGCTGGTGCCGGTGTACCAGGAACAGCACTACCACAGCTACACCCAGACTCTGCTGTCCAAGCGCTTCATCCGTAGCCAGGACGCGCTCGACCTCGGCAGCCTGGCGAACATTCCGCCTGGCGAGTTCGTTGGCGCCGGCCTGTGGCAGCTGTTCAAAGCGATCGACTCACCCTACAAGTCGCTGCTCAAGCTGTTGCTGACCGAGGCCTATGCCAGCGAGCACCCCGCCGTGCGCTGCCTGAGCCTGGACTACAAGCAGGCCGTGTTCGCCAACCAGCTCGACCTCGACGCGCTGGACCCCTACGTGATGGTCTACCGGCGCATCGAACACTACCTGCTGCAGCGTGGCGAACGGGCCCGCCTGGAGTTGGTACGCCGCAGCCTGTACCTGAAGGTGAACAAGAAGCTCAGCGACCCATCCCGGGCCAATGGCTGGCAACGCCGACTGCTGCAGCGCCTGACCGACGAATGGGGCTGGGACACGCGCCAGCTGACACTGCTGGACAGCCGCAACCAGTGGAAAGTCCAGCAAGTCGCCGTGGAGCGCCGTGACCTGGTAGCCGAGCTGAACCACAGTTACCGTTTTCTCAGCCAGTTCGCCCGCACCCAGAACGCCAGCAGCCGCGCCGACCAGCGCGATCTCAACGTGCTGGGTCGGCGCCTGTATGCGGCGTTCGAGCGCCGTGCCGGCAAGGTCGAAGTGATCAACCCGGGCATCGCCCCGGACCTCGCCGAAGGGACCCTGACGCTGGTCCAGGCGCCCAACCGCAAGGAGCCCGGCAGCCACCACTGGGGGCTGTACACCGGCAACCTGAGTACGCATGACGTGGAGCATTTCAGCCCGCTGAAACGCTGCCGCGAGCTGATCGAACTGCTGACCTGGGCGCACCGCAACGGGGTGATCGACAGCAGCACGCGCCTGGCCTTGCACCCCGGTGTCAGCGACCTCAGCGAAATCGAGCTGTTCAACCTGGTGGGTTGCCTGCAGCAGAGCATTTCCCTGCCCTTGCCGATCGTCAGCGAGGTACGCCTGCTGCAGCCCAGTGTTGCCGACGAAGTACTGCTGCTGGTCAACGTCGCCATCGACCCGCTGCGCCATCACCGCGACCTGAACATCCTGATGACCACCGAGCGCACCGACTCGCTGAGCTACGCCGGTGTGCGCGAAAACCTGGTGCTGACCCTGGACCAGGTCACCCTCAACAGCTGGAACGAGGTGCTGGTCCAGCGCTATGACGGCGAACATGCGCTGGTGCGCTGCCTGCGCGACTTTCTCAACAGCCCGGTGCTGCATGGCCAGCGGCCACGGGTGCGGGTACGCTGCTTCTGCCAGAGCCGCGCCCAGGCCATCAGCCAGCGCGTCGAGGAAATATTCGACACGGTACAGCTGCTGCTGGACCAGGGCCAGAACCACCGCTACCTGCTGCAGGTTGCCCAGCACACCCATGTGCTTGAACTGCTGGCCGGGCACGTAAGCCTGACGACCCTGACCGACCACGAGGCATTACTGGCCTATCTGGGCGAAGAACGCAGTACCTACAGCCCCCTGTACCTGGACGCCAACGCCCTGCAGGACCACGACCTGCGCCTGGTCCTGGAACAAGGCCAGCCAGGCTGCATCCAGGTGTTCTACCGCCTGCAGGGTAGCTGGGCCGAGCTGTATGTGCTGGATGAGTACAACGCCTTGTGGCAACAGCACCTGCCCTTGCACGACGAAGCACACCTGCTGCTGCCGCTGCAGCGCTTTCTGCGCTCGGTGGTGATGCGCCGCGATGCCCGGTTGCCGATGGACACCCTGCGGCCGGCGTCACTGGACATCCATTACGCCCAGTTGCTGCCATCCGGCCCGGGCAAGGCGCGCAGCAGCGAGCCGCGCCCGGCCCCTTTCGAAGGCAGCGACCAGCCCTACTACGAGGTACAGGCCATTATCCAGGCCGGGGTGGCGGGTGCTGCGCATGTGACGCTGTACTGCGACCAGCAGGAATTTTCCGAACTGGAGCATGGCGAGCAGCTGTATGCGGTAGTAGCCAGGCAGATTATCGGCCAGCGGCGCAGCGCGGGCCAGTACCGGTGCTACATCACCGACCTGGATCTGTCCGAGCTGCTGGATGACCAGTTGGGGTCGACGCAAGTGTATCTGCGCTACAAGCGGCAGCTGGAGCAGGCGTTGAACGAGGGCTTGGAGCGGATATCCAGCGA harbors:
- a CDS encoding class I adenylate cyclase translates to MNHPHEIRPDLDEGIDRKELATLRARFLRLNQGRLQRALEGLSTRQQQVLTLLPLLFHINHPLLPGYVSGSTPAGVSGYEPGAELLLEAQRLARSFTYKARHGNPPRPIHGLFLMGSLGSLAQAEHSDMDLWVCHAPGLADEQLGELRRKCQLLETWAESLGAEAHFFLIDTQGFAQGQRDGQLGSDDCGTTQHYLLLDEFYRTTIWLAGRTPLWWLVPVYQEQHYHSYTQTLLSKRFIRSQDALDLGSLANIPPGEFVGAGLWQLFKAIDSPYKSLLKLLLTEAYASEHPAVRCLSLDYKQAVFANQLDLDALDPYVMVYRRIEHYLLQRGERARLELVRRSLYLKVNKKLSDPSRANGWQRRLLQRLTDEWGWDTRQLTLLDSRNQWKVQQVAVERRDLVAELNHSYRFLSQFARTQNASSRADQRDLNVLGRRLYAAFERRAGKVEVINPGIAPDLAEGTLTLVQAPNRKEPGSHHWGLYTGNLSTHDVEHFSPLKRCRELIELLTWAHRNGVIDSSTRLALHPGVSDLSEIELFNLVGCLQQSISLPLPIVSEVRLLQPSVADEVLLLVNVAIDPLRHHRDLNILMTTERTDSLSYAGVRENLVLTLDQVTLNSWNEVLVQRYDGEHALVRCLRDFLNSPVLHGQRPRVRVRCFCQSRAQAISQRVEEIFDTVQLLLDQGQNHRYLLQVAQHTHVLELLAGHVSLTTLTDHEALLAYLGEERSTYSPLYLDANALQDHDLRLVLEQGQPGCIQVFYRLQGSWAELYVLDEYNALWQQHLPLHDEAHLLLPLQRFLRSVVMRRDARLPMDTLRPASLDIHYAQLLPSGPGKARSSEPRPAPFEGSDQPYYEVQAIIQAGVAGAAHVTLYCDQQEFSELEHGEQLYAVVARQIIGQRRSAGQYRCYITDLDLSELLDDQLGSTQVYLRYKRQLEQALNEGLERISSE
- a CDS encoding YaiI/YqxD family protein — translated: MRVWIDADACPKAAKDLVVKFALKRKFEVVMVAGQAVAKPAFAIVRLIVVPSGMDAADDYLVEHAVPGELVICSDVPLADRLVKKGVAALDPRGREFDERNMGDRLAARNLFTELREQGQVGGGQAPYGEREKQAFANALDRIIARLSKA
- the elbB gene encoding isoprenoid biosynthesis glyoxalase ElbB, giving the protein MTKKVAVILSGCGVYDGAEIHESVITLLRLDQRGAQVQCFAPNIAQLHVINHLTGEEMPESRNVLVESARIARGQVKDIREAKAEDFDALIVPGGFGAAKNLSNFAVEGANCSVNPDVLALAEAFATACKPVGLICISPALAAKIYGPGVVCTIGTDADTAAAVVKMGGTHEDCDVHDIVEDSQRKLVTTPAYMEAKSISEAAGGIYKLVDRVLELTHE